In one Modestobacter sp. L9-4 genomic region, the following are encoded:
- a CDS encoding HNH endonuclease signature motif containing protein, with amino-acid sequence MLAPELCSEDELVREMRAVADGRAQLAAYEAVLVAELAARRPAQTDLTDDQPGHGVEGWAPTRVPVGVSEFLVDELALMRGISLAAATGLAERSLALVRELPTTWEALADGLVDEPRANAIVRALAGQSQSAGGPVEPAVVAEVEAQALEWAHAGETPARLRERTAAALIAVDAAAADRRRERAERAADVRVRSVGDGMSELIADLPTPVAAACRETVDAYARMAKDDGDERSIVQLRALALSDLILRPWDTSREPVTAHLQLVAPLPVVLRRVGAGTLLAPSAADDDTPAAPAWTPTDEDAASVDGAPITHEQLRDLLDQLDSLCPGGLQAPRGGSLDVSLVDPVTGALRATVSRPELQRLVCRGCTDHPGGGCGCPVTDRPPPVDRYTPTPAQRRFLHARDRTCRHPGCRRPAARTDLDHVQAHSDGGATDCANLCCLCRRHHRLKTHAPGWRFAMSTDGVLSVTTPSGVTRSTRPPGLRLPAGQQQLTSPQLVTSGAPPDADDPPF; translated from the coding sequence GTGCTGGCGCCGGAGCTGTGCTCGGAGGACGAGCTGGTGCGGGAGATGCGTGCGGTCGCCGACGGGCGCGCGCAGTTGGCTGCCTACGAAGCGGTGTTGGTGGCGGAGCTGGCCGCCCGCCGGCCCGCGCAGACCGACCTGACCGACGACCAGCCCGGGCACGGGGTGGAGGGCTGGGCGCCGACGCGGGTACCGGTCGGGGTCTCGGAGTTCCTGGTCGACGAGCTGGCGCTGATGCGTGGCATCTCGCTGGCGGCAGCGACGGGGTTGGCGGAGCGGTCGCTGGCACTGGTGCGCGAACTGCCCACCACCTGGGAGGCGCTGGCCGACGGGCTGGTGGACGAGCCGCGGGCGAACGCGATCGTGCGGGCGCTGGCCGGGCAGTCGCAGTCAGCGGGTGGTCCGGTGGAGCCCGCGGTCGTGGCCGAGGTCGAGGCGCAGGCGCTGGAGTGGGCGCACGCGGGGGAGACCCCGGCACGGTTGCGGGAGCGCACCGCCGCGGCGCTGATCGCCGTCGACGCGGCGGCTGCCGACCGGCGGCGGGAGAGGGCGGAGCGGGCGGCCGATGTGCGGGTGCGGTCGGTCGGTGACGGCATGTCGGAGCTGATCGCGGACCTGCCGACGCCGGTCGCGGCGGCGTGCCGGGAGACCGTCGACGCCTACGCGCGGATGGCGAAGGACGACGGCGACGAGAGGTCGATCGTGCAGCTGCGCGCGCTGGCCCTGAGTGACCTGATCCTGCGGCCGTGGGACACGAGTCGCGAGCCGGTGACCGCGCACCTGCAGCTGGTCGCGCCGCTGCCCGTGGTGCTCAGGCGGGTGGGTGCGGGGACGCTGCTCGCGCCGTCCGCTGCAGACGACGACACCCCCGCAGCGCCGGCGTGGACGCCGACCGACGAGGACGCCGCGTCGGTCGACGGGGCGCCGATCACTCACGAGCAGCTGCGCGACCTGCTCGACCAGCTGGACTCGCTGTGCCCGGGTGGGCTGCAGGCTCCGAGGGGTGGGTCGTTGGACGTCTCGCTGGTCGATCCGGTCACCGGCGCCCTGCGCGCGACGGTCAGTCGACCGGAGCTGCAGCGGCTGGTATGCCGCGGCTGCACCGATCACCCAGGCGGCGGGTGCGGTTGCCCGGTGACCGACCGGCCACCGCCGGTCGACCGGTACACCCCGACACCCGCGCAACGCCGGTTCCTGCACGCCCGCGACCGCACGTGCCGCCATCCCGGCTGCCGCCGCCCCGCAGCACGGACCGACCTCGACCACGTGCAGGCCCATTCGGACGGCGGGGCGACCGACTGCGCCAACCTCTGCTGCCTGTGCCGCCGCCACCACCGGCTCAAGACGCATGCCCCGGGCTGGCGGTTCGCCATGAGCACCGACGGGGTCCTGTCGGTGACCACCCCGAGCGGAGTCACCCGATCCACCCGGCCACCGGGCCTACGGCTCCCCGCCGGACAGCAGCAGCTCACCAGCCCGCAGCTCGTCACCAGCGGCGCTCCACCCGATGCGGACGACCCACCGTTCTGA
- a CDS encoding FAD-dependent monooxygenase yields MTAAGTDQPPTVEIDVLVVGSGPAGAASALFLASYGTGVLVVTRYGRLSDTPRAHITNQRTMEALRDMGVEETLLALATPWELMGNTTFCTSLVGEELGRIPSWGTDTVRHADYELASPCTMLDAPQTITEPVLVKAAQDRGAKVRFDTEYLRHVQDDDGVTTTLRDRLTGVEYAVRSRYLIGADGARSRVAADLDLPFEGPGAVAGAMSIVFEADLTHLVAHRPSVLYWMLQPGAEKEGVGLGVLRMIKPWTEWMLMWGYEVAAGPPEFTDAAVRELAVALVGTEDFEMTVKSASPWTVNHHFATTIARGRVFCAGDAVHRHPPTNGLGSNTSIQDAYNLSWKLAAVVAGTAGPALLDSYDAERAPIARQVVERANQSIADTGRILTALDLTDTTDVAALDRQLALRKAPGPEGEKVRAALREAIAYKAHEFDAHGVEHNQRYASGAVVPDGTPMPAYRRDPELYAQPTTWPGAKLPHTWVTRAGHRVSTLDLVGHGAFSVVTGVGGEDWLAAARSVGSEFGLTLTEVPIGPGLPYDDPYGTWAELRETGDAGVLLVRPDCYVAARHLGAPESAAQAHEWFRASLASVLGR; encoded by the coding sequence ATGACCGCAGCAGGGACCGACCAGCCGCCCACCGTCGAGATCGACGTCCTCGTCGTCGGGTCGGGGCCGGCCGGTGCGGCGTCCGCGCTGTTCCTGGCCAGCTACGGCACCGGGGTGCTGGTGGTGACCCGGTACGGCCGGCTCTCGGACACCCCGCGGGCGCACATCACCAACCAGCGCACGATGGAGGCGCTGCGGGACATGGGCGTCGAGGAGACGCTGCTGGCGCTGGCCACGCCGTGGGAGCTGATGGGCAACACGACCTTCTGCACCAGCCTGGTCGGTGAGGAGCTGGGCCGGATCCCGTCCTGGGGCACCGACACCGTGCGGCACGCCGACTACGAGCTGGCCAGCCCCTGCACGATGCTCGACGCCCCGCAGACGATCACCGAGCCGGTGCTGGTCAAGGCCGCGCAGGACCGGGGCGCGAAGGTGCGCTTCGACACCGAGTACCTGCGGCACGTGCAGGACGACGACGGCGTCACCACCACCCTGCGCGACCGGCTGACCGGCGTCGAGTACGCCGTCCGGTCGCGGTACCTGATCGGCGCCGACGGTGCCCGCAGCCGGGTCGCCGCCGACCTCGACCTGCCGTTCGAGGGGCCGGGCGCGGTGGCCGGCGCGATGAGCATCGTGTTCGAGGCCGACCTCACCCACCTGGTCGCCCACCGGCCCTCGGTCCTGTACTGGATGCTGCAGCCGGGCGCGGAGAAGGAGGGCGTCGGGCTCGGCGTGCTGCGGATGATCAAGCCCTGGACCGAGTGGATGCTCATGTGGGGCTACGAGGTCGCCGCCGGCCCGCCGGAGTTCACCGACGCCGCCGTGCGCGAGCTGGCCGTGGCACTGGTGGGCACCGAGGACTTCGAGATGACCGTCAAGTCCGCGTCCCCGTGGACGGTCAACCACCACTTCGCGACGACCATCGCCCGTGGGCGGGTGTTCTGCGCCGGTGACGCCGTGCACCGGCACCCCCCGACCAACGGCCTGGGCTCCAACACCTCGATCCAGGACGCCTACAACCTGTCCTGGAAGCTCGCGGCGGTCGTCGCCGGGACGGCCGGACCCGCGCTGCTGGACAGCTACGACGCCGAGCGCGCGCCGATCGCCCGGCAGGTGGTGGAGCGGGCGAACCAGAGCATCGCCGACACCGGCCGGATCCTCACCGCGCTCGACCTCACCGACACCACCGACGTCGCCGCCCTGGACCGGCAGCTGGCGCTGCGCAAGGCGCCCGGGCCCGAGGGGGAGAAGGTGCGCGCCGCGCTGCGGGAGGCCATCGCCTACAAGGCGCACGAGTTCGACGCCCACGGCGTGGAGCACAACCAGCGCTACGCCTCCGGCGCCGTCGTCCCGGACGGGACGCCGATGCCGGCCTACCGCCGCGACCCCGAGCTCTACGCCCAGCCGACCACCTGGCCCGGCGCCAAGCTGCCGCACACCTGGGTGACCCGCGCCGGGCACCGGGTGTCGACGCTGGACCTGGTCGGGCACGGCGCGTTCAGCGTGGTCACCGGCGTGGGCGGGGAGGACTGGCTGGCCGCGGCGCGTTCGGTCGGGTCGGAGTTCGGGCTGACCCTCACCGAGGTGCCGATCGGGCCCGGGCTGCCCTATGACGACCCGTACGGCACGTGGGCGGAGCTGCGCGAGACCGGCGACGCGGGGGTGCTGCTGGTGCGTCCCGACTGCTACGTCGCCGCGCGGCACCTGGGCGCCCCGGAGTCCGCGGCGCAGGCGCACGAGTGGTTCCGCGCGAGCCTCGCCTCGGTGCTCGGCCGCTGA
- a CDS encoding Atu2307/SP_0267 family LLM class monooxygenase: protein MHIGVDSFVSAVTDPATERLIGPEERMEHLLEEIALADSSGLYSFGIGEHHRPEYYDSAPAVILAAAAARTSRIRLGSAVTVLSAADPVRVFQEFATLDLISKGRIDLVVGRGSFTEAFPLFGLSLGDYDTLFTEKLDLLLKIRDSERVTWSGRHRPSLTGQGVYPRPLQDPLPIWVGVGGSPESFARAGLLGLPLMVAIIGGEPRQFAPLIDLYRRAGAQAGHAPEKLQVGLHVFGFVADSSKAAADTIYPGWHEMFTKVSRERGFAAPSRAQFDATSGPNGAFFMGDPDSVAEKLVRISGQLGGVDRISLQMTNPRLAHADLLRGIELLGTEVAPQVADA from the coding sequence GTGCACATCGGCGTCGACAGCTTCGTCTCGGCCGTGACCGACCCGGCCACCGAGCGGCTCATCGGGCCCGAGGAGCGGATGGAGCACCTGCTGGAGGAGATCGCCCTGGCCGACTCCTCCGGGCTCTACTCCTTCGGCATCGGTGAGCACCACCGCCCCGAGTACTACGACTCCGCGCCCGCGGTGATCCTCGCGGCCGCCGCGGCCCGGACGTCGCGGATCCGGCTGGGCAGCGCGGTCACCGTGCTGTCCGCCGCCGACCCGGTGCGGGTGTTCCAGGAGTTCGCCACCCTCGACCTGATCAGCAAGGGCCGGATCGACCTGGTGGTCGGCCGCGGCTCCTTCACCGAGGCGTTCCCGCTGTTCGGGCTGTCGCTGGGCGACTACGACACCCTGTTCACCGAGAAGCTGGACCTGCTGCTGAAGATCCGCGACTCCGAGCGGGTCACCTGGTCGGGCCGGCACCGCCCGTCGCTGACCGGCCAGGGCGTCTACCCGCGCCCGCTGCAGGACCCGCTGCCGATCTGGGTGGGCGTGGGCGGCAGCCCGGAGTCCTTCGCCCGGGCCGGGCTGCTCGGCCTGCCGCTGATGGTCGCGATCATCGGCGGTGAGCCCCGCCAGTTCGCCCCGCTGATCGACCTCTACCGCCGCGCCGGCGCCCAGGCCGGTCACGCGCCCGAGAAGCTGCAGGTCGGGCTGCACGTGTTCGGCTTCGTCGCCGACAGCAGCAAGGCCGCCGCCGACACGATCTACCCGGGCTGGCACGAGATGTTCACCAAGGTCAGCCGGGAGCGTGGGTTCGCCGCCCCGTCGCGGGCCCAGTTCGACGCGACCAGCGGTCCCAACGGCGCCTTCTTCATGGGCGACCCGGACTCGGTGGCGGAGAAGCTGGTGCGCATCTCTGGGCAGCTGGGCGGGGTCGACCGGATCTCGCTGCAGATGACCAACCCGCGGCTGGCGCACGCCGACCTGCTGCGCGGCATCGAGCTGCTGGGCACCGAGGTCGCCCCCCAGGTCGCCGACGCCTGA
- a CDS encoding D-arabinono-1,4-lactone oxidase encodes MTELAVQWAGINWAGNYRYGATALHRPASLTELQEVVARTPQLHVLGSRHSFNGVADSAELVSLEDMTDAASLVVSPDRRTVTVDAGLKYGEITEALHREGLALHNLASLPHISVAGAVATATHGSGVGNRNLAGAVAGLELVTSDGELVRVARGDADFAGMVVGMGALGVLTRVTLDVEPEFSVAQRVFDHLPWDALFENFEEIVSSAYSVSLFTLFGGDVDMVWTKSRTDGPAVPEEMFGARPADGERHPIPGIDPTPATPQLGVAGLWSDRLPHFRMGFTPSNGDEIQTEYLLPRSQAVAGLQALLRLGPAIRPLLQTCEIRTIAADDLWMSTAQGQDSVAFHFTWVQDQPAVEHLLVDLEGALLPLGARPHWGKVFLADAATLAPRYDHHGDFVSLVQRMDPRGAFRTAWLERNVLG; translated from the coding sequence GTGACCGAACTGGCAGTGCAGTGGGCAGGCATCAACTGGGCGGGGAACTACCGGTACGGCGCGACCGCGCTGCACCGCCCGGCGTCCCTGACCGAGCTCCAGGAGGTCGTGGCGCGCACACCGCAGCTGCACGTGCTGGGCTCGCGGCACTCGTTCAACGGCGTGGCCGACTCCGCCGAACTGGTGTCGCTGGAGGACATGACCGACGCCGCGAGCCTGGTCGTCTCCCCCGACCGCCGCACGGTCACCGTCGACGCCGGGCTCAAGTACGGCGAGATCACCGAGGCGCTGCACCGCGAGGGCCTGGCGCTGCACAACCTGGCCTCGCTGCCGCACATCTCCGTCGCCGGTGCGGTGGCCACCGCCACCCACGGCTCGGGCGTGGGCAACCGCAACCTCGCCGGCGCCGTCGCCGGCCTGGAGCTGGTGACCTCCGACGGTGAGCTCGTCCGCGTCGCGCGCGGGGACGCCGACTTCGCCGGCATGGTCGTCGGCATGGGCGCCCTCGGCGTCCTCACCCGGGTCACCCTCGACGTCGAGCCGGAGTTCTCCGTCGCCCAGCGGGTGTTCGACCACCTGCCCTGGGACGCGCTCTTCGAGAACTTCGAGGAGATCGTCTCCAGCGCCTACAGCGTCAGCCTGTTCACCCTCTTCGGCGGCGACGTCGACATGGTGTGGACCAAGTCCCGCACCGACGGCCCGGCCGTGCCGGAGGAGATGTTCGGCGCCCGACCCGCCGACGGCGAGCGGCACCCCATCCCCGGCATCGACCCGACGCCGGCCACCCCGCAGCTGGGCGTCGCGGGCCTGTGGTCGGACCGGCTGCCGCACTTCCGGATGGGCTTCACGCCCAGCAACGGCGACGAGATCCAGACCGAGTACCTGCTCCCCCGCAGCCAGGCCGTCGCCGGGCTCCAGGCGTTGCTGCGGCTCGGCCCGGCGATCCGGCCGCTGCTGCAGACCTGTGAGATCCGCACCATCGCCGCCGACGACCTCTGGATGAGCACCGCCCAGGGCCAGGACTCGGTGGCCTTCCACTTCACCTGGGTGCAGGACCAGCCCGCCGTCGAGCACCTGCTGGTCGACCTGGAGGGCGCGCTGCTGCCGCTGGGCGCCCGCCCGCACTGGGGCAAGGTCTTCCTCGCCGACGCCGCCACCCTGGCCCCGCGCTACGACCACCACGGCGACTTCGTCTCCCTGGTGCAGCGGATGGACCCCCGCGGCGCCTTCCGCACCGCCTGGCTCGAGCGCAACGTCCTGGGCTGA